Part of the Candidatus Saccharibacteria bacterium genome, ATAGCCAACGGGCTTATTAAATGCAAAGTATTTTAAAGTCACCGGGGCTAATACTTCCCCATCAATCTTAATTTCATCTTTTTTATCAACCTTAGCGCCCAACATAGCCACAGCACCGTTAATTTGAACGCGCCCAGCCTTAATAAGTTCACTGGCCTTACGGCGTGAATATTGGCTTCGTTCTGCTACGGCGGCATTAAGGGATTGCATGAACTAATAGTAGAAGGTGAAAGGTAAAAAGTACAAAGTAATGGCTAAATTAATAATATTCTAAGAGAATACTATGTTCGTCTATCTGTCATCTTCTATATTCTGACTACTAACTTATAGCGCTATATCGTGTGGGTTTACGTCGTCAGATGCAGCTGTTTCCTGCTGCTGATTTGCGGCCTCTGGTGCTGGTGCTTGTTCACTAGGTGGTGCTTGTGGTTGCGGCTGAGAATCTGCTGGCGCTTGAGCTGCTGTTTCGGTTGGTGTTGCTTCAGGCACTGGAGGTGTAGCTGGATCTGCTACAGGCTGTGGCGCTGGCGCAGGAGCTGCTGGTGCTGGCTCTGGATGAGCGATATCAGTAGTGTCTGGTTCAATTTGTTCAGCTGGCTCTGGGGCAGGCTGTGGTTCTGGGGCTTGGGGAGTTGTTTGCTCTGGCTCTGCTGCGGGCGCAGGTTGAGCTGGCTCTGGGGCAGGTGTTGTAGGCTCAGTAGGTTGTGGGGCTTCCGTAGCGTCTTGCGCAGCTTGAATAAAGCCTTCAGCAGTGGTTTCTTGGCTGTCTTGTAGTGCCTGTTCGACGGCTTGTTCTGCGCTTTCAAGCGCTTCTGGAGCAGCTGTAGCATTATTTTCGGTTTGAGCTGGTTCTTCGGCTGCTCCCTCATTTTGTGAGCTAGAATCGGCTGGCTGGTCAAGGTCGGCTGCAGCGTCGCTAATTGTTTCTTGAGGAATATCGACATCGGCAACTGCCAAATTATCGAGTTGGGGGCTTGTTGTTTGCTCGCTTGCATTAGCAGCTTGTGGTTCCGGTTCAATGCTAGTTGTTGGCGGTTCGCTGTCCTGAACTTGATCGTCGTCCGCAGGAGTTGGCGTGACGATTACTGGAGCTGGAGGTACTTGTGTAGTTGGCTCTGGAACACTCGCTACAGGAGCTGGAGCTGGCTCGGGTGCAGGTGGTGGTGCAGGCGCAGGAGGCGTTGCAGGTTGTGGAGCTGGAGCACTCGTTGGTACAGGTGTAGGCGGTGTAGCAGGTTGCGGAGCCGCTGTTGGCTGAGTTGGAGGCGCTGGAGCAGGTGCAGGTGGTGGTGTTGCCACTTCTGCAGGAGCTGGTTGTGGGCTGGCTTGTGGTTCTGGTGGTGTGGCAGGTGCTGGAGCTTCAGCGACCGGTGGTGCGGCCGCAACTGGGACTTGATCGCTGGTGTCAGAAACTGGTAGATTTGGCAATTCAATATCAGCTTGTGGCTGAGCAACGTCGCTAGCCGATGGTGCAGCTGACTCATCGTTGCCTTTATCTGGTGCTGGACCTTGAGATAATAGTTCATTTACGTTACTTACGATGTCTGGAATAGTTACCTGTGATTTAACAAGGTATCTGTCAGCGCCAAGTCGTTCACCGCGCTCTTTGTCGCTTTGTTGACTTAGGGCTGTCATCATCATGATTCGGGCATTTTTTGCTTCTGGAGTTGAACGGAGAATATCAAGAACATCGAAGCCGCTGATTTTAGGCATCATGACGTCTAAAATAATTAGTTCTGGCTTTTCTTTTACGGCAACTGCGAGGGCTTCTTCACCATCGGCAGCAGCAACAACCTCGTGGCCTTCGGCTACGAGTGCGTCGGTATATATTTCTCTTAAATTATTGTCGTCTTCAACGACCATTACTTTTGACATCTTGCCCCTATTCTAACTCATAATACTTATGCTAACCACCCTTTTATAACCTGCCTTCTAACTCTAGTGGTTTAACCTGTCCTTCTTCTTGCTGTTTTAATTGAGCGGCTCTGTCGGCATCCAGTCGCGGTAAATTAATGTAGAATGTGCTGCCTTCGCCTAATTTACTTTCGACCCAAATTCTTCCTTTGTACATTTCAACAATATTCTTAGAAATAAACAAACCTAACCCAGTGCCGCCAATGGCACGCGTGTTAGAGTTGTCGACCCGGTAGAATTTTTGAAACAGGTGCTGAATGTCTTCTTCGGGTATGCCGTAGCCAGTGTCGCGGACGCTGATTTGAATATAGTCTGGCATGGCTCGTAAACCAACTGTCACGCTGCCGTCCTCGGTAAACTTAACGGCGTTGTTGATTAGGTTGGTAATAACTTCGCGAATCCGTTCCTCGTCTACATGAATGTACATCAACGGAACAATGGTGTTTTCTCCGTGTGAACCAGACGAGTCGCCGGCCACCGCGTAGTTAAGTTTTAGGCCTTTCTTTTCAACACTAAAGCGAGCGTCCTCGGTGAGTTGAGTAAGTAGTTGATGAATATCGATAACTTTGGGGTGGTTTTCTAGTCTGCCATCCTCGCTTTTTGCAGCGGCTAATAAGTCTTTAAATAACTGGCCTAGGTGCTCGGTTGATTCGTGAGCTTTTTCTAGGTAATTACGAGCTTTACTGTCGATTTTGGCTACTTTTTCGTTTAAGGCAAGGGCTAGGTAGCCCTCGATAGCTGCAACTGGGGTGCGCATTTCGTGGCTGGCGGTCGAAATAAACTCTGCTCGCTGTCGCTCAGCTTGGCGGGCCGCACTTACGTCCCTAAAGACTGCAACAACACCTTGTTTTACGTTGGCCGCACTAATTAACGACACCGACAGCGACAGTTCCACGGTTTTTTTACTTGCAGTCGTAAGGTTTATCGATTCATACTTTTGGCCACTTGACGAGTCTAAGGCCTTTACAATGGGGTGTTCATTGCGCGGTAGTTCGCTAAATTGCCCTTCCCCTGCTGGAGTGACAAATTTCAAGACACTGGTCACGTCTAGCCCCGTGGCGTCTTCTTGTTTCCAGCCAGTAATGTTGTGTGCAGCTGGGTT contains:
- a CDS encoding response regulator codes for the protein MSKVMVVEDDNNLREIYTDALVAEGHEVVAAADGEEALAVAVKEKPELIILDVMMPKISGFDVLDILRSTPEAKNARIMMMTALSQQSDKERGERLGADRYLVKSQVTIPDIVSNVNELLSQGPAPDKGNDESAAPSASDVAQPQADIELPNLPVSDTSDQVPVAAAPPVAEAPAPATPPEPQASPQPAPAEVATPPPAPAPAPPTQPTAAPQPATPPTPVPTSAPAPQPATPPAPAPPPAPEPAPAPVASVPEPTTQVPPAPVIVTPTPADDDQVQDSEPPTTSIEPEPQAANASEQTTSPQLDNLAVADVDIPQETISDAAADLDQPADSSSQNEGAAEEPAQTENNATAAPEALESAEQAVEQALQDSQETTAEGFIQAAQDATEAPQPTEPTTPAPEPAQPAPAAEPEQTTPQAPEPQPAPEPAEQIEPDTTDIAHPEPAPAAPAPAPQPVADPATPPVPEATPTETAAQAPADSQPQPQAPPSEQAPAPEAANQQQETAASDDVNPHDIAL
- a CDS encoding PAS domain S-box protein yields the protein MQKVPDIWYSRINFALGVGALLIALSFVVFKVFGIVDSTEVLGLTNVAVAGFAVVCVQAFGLYFLERKKLKPVLSSLVTLVLSGMASLLLIHISGGITSVWLFIWSVLIFFSGAFGIKSLLVTLGVILVYLVTAPDGLLQNSTATAATAIYSTANLLMAMISYFSWEHVGGKTIEHANTELQAEQLKSEIVINSIADGVIVVNNAGQIVIFNPAAHNITGWKQEDATGLDVTSVLKFVTPAGEGQFSELPRNEHPIVKALDSSSGQKYESINLTTASKKTVELSLSVSLISAANVKQGVVAVFRDVSAARQAERQRAEFISTASHEMRTPVAAIEGYLALALNEKVAKIDSKARNYLEKAHESTEHLGQLFKDLLAAAKSEDGRLENHPKVIDIHQLLTQLTEDARFSVEKKGLKLNYAVAGDSSGSHGENTIVPLMYIHVDEERIREVITNLINNAVKFTEDGSVTVGLRAMPDYIQISVRDTGYGIPEEDIQHLFQKFYRVDNSNTRAIGGTGLGLFISKNIVEMYKGRIWVESKLGEGSTFYINLPRLDADRAAQLKQQEEGQVKPLELEGRL